Proteins encoded together in one Chloroflexota bacterium window:
- a CDS encoding methyltransferase domain-containing protein, translating into METSQATHLLLIRHAESLSNLYGINMGPNTGLTARGWEQARYLADWLATHEPIDVIISSPLLRARQTADILSIRLNLPVHIQKGLEEATQPYWDEFPSFAESKGLPDEPWIPTPETAPMYTAFRDQVVQALRAILDQFWGHRIAIITHGGTMSTLLRSLIGGHHVRVYQHNTAIHKLVWEKKQWTLIYVNRIEHLNSEAAPADRQASQEEERDEQEVQATLPAPASPPPPLPVHRPHDLTPAQIERLIDLVDPQPDERALDIATGTGALAVALAQKMRQVIAVDTSPEMLEEAEIARIQAGLDNLHVRWARPEQLPFLDDSFDLITCAYGLHHFQDAAAAIREMARVCRPGGHILIHEPAGDIDPVKRATQDVIELRRDSSHVTLLTADQTRDLVIQAGLEIDRDEITEIERHLADWLDAENADAEMVEEVTAMLDAAMEGDAAGLQVHRERDGSLSFRQRVLTLLAHKPIQETPGPNDAPTA; encoded by the coding sequence ATGGAGACCTCGCAGGCAACCCACTTGCTCCTGATCCGTCACGCGGAGTCCCTGAGCAACCTGTACGGGATCAACATGGGCCCTAATACGGGGCTCACAGCCCGAGGTTGGGAGCAAGCTCGCTACCTGGCAGACTGGTTGGCGACACATGAGCCCATCGATGTCATCATCTCCAGTCCCCTGCTGCGCGCCCGCCAGACGGCCGATATCCTGAGCATCCGGCTGAACCTCCCCGTGCACATCCAAAAAGGACTGGAGGAGGCCACACAGCCATACTGGGACGAGTTCCCCTCCTTTGCCGAGAGCAAAGGGTTACCTGACGAGCCCTGGATCCCCACGCCGGAGACGGCCCCCATGTACACAGCCTTCCGGGATCAGGTCGTCCAGGCGCTGCGAGCCATCCTGGACCAATTCTGGGGGCACCGCATCGCCATCATCACCCACGGTGGGACCATGTCCACCCTGTTACGCTCTCTGATCGGGGGCCATCACGTCCGTGTCTATCAACACAACACCGCCATCCACAAGCTCGTCTGGGAAAAGAAGCAATGGACCCTCATTTATGTCAACAGAATCGAGCATCTGAACAGCGAGGCCGCCCCCGCTGACCGCCAGGCATCTCAGGAGGAGGAACGAGATGAGCAGGAGGTCCAGGCGACACTGCCAGCCCCAGCCTCTCCTCCCCCTCCCCTGCCCGTCCATCGGCCTCACGACCTCACCCCCGCCCAAATTGAGCGCCTCATAGATCTCGTTGATCCACAGCCGGACGAGCGGGCACTGGATATCGCCACCGGCACCGGGGCGCTGGCCGTTGCCCTGGCACAAAAGATGAGGCAGGTCATCGCCGTGGATACGAGTCCCGAGATGCTGGAAGAGGCTGAGATCGCCCGTATCCAAGCCGGGCTGGACAACCTCCACGTGCGATGGGCCCGGCCGGAACAGCTCCCCTTCCTGGATGACTCCTTCGACCTGATCACCTGCGCTTATGGTCTCCATCACTTCCAGGACGCCGCCGCGGCGATCCGGGAGATGGCCCGGGTGTGCCGTCCCGGGGGGCATATCCTGATCCACGAGCCCGCCGGGGATATCGACCCCGTGAAGCGGGCCACACAAGACGTCATCGAGCTACGGCGGGATAGCTCCCATGTGACGCTCCTCACCGCCGATCAGACGCGCGATCTGGTCATCCAGGCCGGGTTGGAGATCGATCGAGACGAGATCACGGAGATCGAGCGCCATCTGGCGGACTGGCTGGACGCCGAGAACGCCGACGCCGAGATGGTCGAAGAGGTGACAGCCATGTTGGACGCGGCGATGGAGGGCGACGCGGCCGGCCTGCAGGTCCACCGAGAGCGCGATGGCAGCCTATCCTTCCGGCAACGCGTGCTCACGTTGCTGGCACACAAGCCCATCCAGGAGACACCGGGTCCCAACGACGCACCCACCGCATGA
- a CDS encoding helix-turn-helix domain-containing protein has translation MSPPDEASLLTAREAAQYLNISLSTLHRIEQEGWLVPYRTPGGHRRYSIKMLQEYLEKTRRQPSQRADDSEKTFFIEG, from the coding sequence ATGAGTCCACCTGATGAAGCATCGCTCCTCACGGCACGGGAAGCGGCACAGTATCTCAACATCAGCCTGTCCACACTTCATCGGATTGAGCAGGAGGGCTGGCTCGTACCGTATCGTACGCCCGGTGGGCACCGACGATACAGCATCAAGATGCTGCAGGAGTATCTGGAGAAAACCCGGCGGCAGCCGTCACAACGCGCCGATGATTCCGAAAAAACCTTTTTCATCGAGGGATAA
- a CDS encoding response regulator: MGKRILVIDDEPDLVHLVSIFLGAAGFEVIGADNGREGIEKIEQVSPDLVICDMVMPNMDGIETVKAIRANPRTRSLPVIMLSARGQTEDVNRALTAGANDYIIKPFRGAEIVEMVKRYLSQEQLTEICP, translated from the coding sequence ATGGGAAAACGCATTCTCGTTATCGATGACGAGCCCGATCTCGTACACCTGGTATCGATCTTCCTGGGCGCAGCGGGATTCGAGGTAATCGGTGCCGACAACGGGCGCGAGGGAATAGAGAAGATCGAGCAGGTCTCCCCCGATCTCGTGATCTGTGATATGGTGATGCCGAACATGGACGGCATCGAAACCGTCAAGGCCATTCGGGCCAATCCGCGCACGCGCTCGCTGCCGGTCATCATGCTCTCCGCCAGAGGGCAGACGGAAGATGTCAACCGGGCCCTCACCGCCGGAGCCAACGACTACATCATCAAGCCCTTTCGCGGGGCGGAAATCGTGGAGATGGTCAAGCGATACCTCTCCCAGGAGCAGTTAACTGAGATATGCCCTTAA